In the genome of Maribacter forsetii DSM 18668, the window GCGCTCAATTTTATCTAATTTCTTGATCAACGACTGCGCCATTGATGCTTTTGTAGACTTCGCCCTAAACTTCTCTATTAAGCGTTCTGCTTGTTGAATTTCTTTTTCTTGGTTCTTTTGGGCGTTTACCTGCTGCTGTTTTATTTCATTTCTAAGCACCAGATACTCCGTGTATGGTTTGTTATAATCATAAATACGCCCCAAAGAAATTTCAATGGTTCTATTGGTAACATTGTCTAAAAACATTTTATCGTGAGATACGATGACAACCCCACCGGTATAATTGTTTAAAAACTGCTCGAACCAAATGATAGATTCAATGTCCAAGTGGTTGGTTGGCTCATCTAATAGCAATACGTCATTTGTTTGCAATAATAATTTCGCAAGTTCTATGCGCATTCGCCACCCACCTGAGAAGGTTTCTGTTTTTTTATCAAAGTCCTCTCTTCTAAAACCTAAACCTTGCAGTATTTTTTCTGTTTCACCTTGATAGTTATATCCACCTAAAATTTCATAGTGTTGGGTAATATCACTTAAGTCTACGATAAGCTGACTGTACGAATCTGATTCATAATCCGTTCGTTCTGCCAACTGATGATTGATTTCATCAAGTTTAAGCTCTAAAGCCTTAATCTCCTCAAAAGCTTGATAAGCCTCTTCTAAAACTGATCGCCCTTCTACGAAATCTATATCTTGACGAAGAAAACCAATTTTAATATCTTTTTCTACCGCTATAACTCCGGTATCTAAAGGCATATCCTTATTCAACAGTTTTAACAAGGTAGATTTTCCCGCTCCGTTTTTACCTACTAGTCCTACTCTGTTCCCTCCATTTAAACGAAATGATATTTCTTCAAATAGATATTCTCCTCCAAAAGAGACCGATAGGTTGTGAACGTTTAACATAAATTCTAATTCTTCTTTTTTACTTAAAACCCGATACAATAAATACCGATTATTATTAAGCTAAATTATCTTTCTTACAGCAGATATTTAATATATAAAATATCATAAAATCGTACCTTAGTGTAAAGTTTTGCAAATGTTAAAAAAAGGAAACAAACTCTACAGTATTTTAACAGGAAGTTGCCCTAGATGTCATGAAGAAAGCATGTATTTGGATAAAAACCCATACCATATGGGCAAAATCTTTAAAATGCATGAAAGATGTAGCCATTGTGATCTTAAATACAAAATAGAGCCATCTTTCTTCTACGGTGCAATGTATGTGAGTTACGGAGTAGGTATTGCCTTCGCCGTTGCCGCGTTTGTAATCGCAAATCTTTTTCTTGACGCCAGTCTTGTAGAGGCGTTTATCGCTATTATTGCAACTCTTGTTATATTCATGCCTGTAATTATGAGGCTATCTCGTAATATATGGATCAATATGTTCGTGAAATATGACGCTAGCGCGAAATCAAACTTCAAGAATTCTTAATTCTGATTAAAACGAGCTATATCCATTTCTTCCAATAGAGGAACTTTAGATTCAATGTTATCATACAATGATTCTGCCGCCCATGGTGCAATGGTTATACCATGTGACCCAAAACCATTCAATAACCATAAGTTATTAAACTTTGGGTGCTTACCCACCAAAGGTCTTCTGTCTTTGACCGTAGGCCGCATACCTGCCACGTGATCAACTATTTCATACGAGCAACTCAATAGAGTATCCAATTTAGAAACAAGCTCATTCTTAGCTTCTTCTGTAGTTATATTGTCTTTGTCACTTCTATGGTATGTTGCACCAACTTTATACAAATCATTGCCAAGTGGTATTAAAAATACAGAAGATTTTATAATGTTGGATTCACTTAAGCCTTTTACCCGTATAACTAAATACTCCCCTTTTGAACCTTGCATAGGCAGGTAGTTGAAATACGGATTCTTCATCATTCCGTAACCCTCTGTAAAAACAATATGCTTCGCTTTGATTCCCTTATAGTTTACAAAACCTTGTTCAAATTGAAGCTGATCATAATTAAATGTATCCGTATCTATTTTATTTTCTTTTCTCAACCAATTCTCATAACTATCAAAAAGAATTTTAGTGTCTAACTTACCAGTTTCTAATACTCTCCCAAATTGAAAAGGAATTTTTAGTCCGGCATTTTCATTATCCACCAGCTTGGTATCTAGGTATGGTTTTAACTTCTTTTTATCGGCTGCTTCAAACCACAGATTCTGTTCTTCTATTGAGGCAAATTTTCGTAAAACATCTAGCTTTTCATCAAACTTAACCTTTAAAAATTGCTCTAATTCGGTATAAAACTTAGTAGCTACAGGTAACTGCTCGTCTGCCCTCCATGAAAGTGTAAATCGTTTTAAGATAACAGGATTGTACAAACCACCCGCAACGCGTGACGATGTTTGCGATCGATCATTAAAAACAATAAAAGTCTTACTGTTTTTACGCAAGGTTTCGCAAAATGCGGTACCTGCCAATCCTAACCCTACCACTATAAAGTCTACCATGGAGCAAATGTAATGACAATTGCCTAAAACATGATATAAAAATAAAAGACCCGATCTTTCGATCGGGTCTTTTATTATGTGAATTGGATTTTCAGTAAGCTTAGTAAGCCCACATGTCTTGTTCCTTATCTCTAATTGTTTCTTTAATTCGTTTTGCCTCTAACAATTGGAACAAAGCATTATCTGAAATATAGTCGTCAATATTTCTATCGCCCTGTACATTATCCTCTTTATAGATAACGGCATTGAATCTTCTTGCATTCAACAACATATCAAAAGAAATAGGTTGTGCTGAATTCTGTGAGTTAAAAAGCTTCGCTTCATGCAACATTTCTCTTGCATCTGGATACCATACCCAGAAAAGCTCTACCATATCAGGATTTTCATCATCCATAAAGTTTACATCCGGCGCTACTGGAGCAATACCTAAAAGACGGTATTTCAATTCTCCTTGTCTTTTATCAAAATACCATATTCCTTTAATATGATACTCTTCAATGTCCGCTGCAGAAATAGTTCTACGAGTAATATACTCTTCAGAAACAGCTTCACCTGCATTCATCTGCTCATACCCGTAATCTAGGGTATCAACCATTTGCAAGGCATCTTTTAAATCGCCAAAAGTTCTTTTTTGTGTAAAATAAGAATCTGTATAAGTATCTAATTTTCCACTTTTTAAATTTTTAACTAGAACGTGGTATAAAGACCTTCTATCTGGTCCAATATCCATAGTATCTGTTGGATAATATAATGGGAAATTAACTCTCTCATCTAAATCTACGGTCTCCCATAACGTTTTAGACCAAAGGATATCCCTATCATCTACATAACCATATTCTAATGGAGCATCGTTATCAACAGCTTTCTGTGCTTCTGTACGAATACCAACCTCATTTGGTTTCTTTGCATTCAATACATTGGCTTGGGCCATCATTGATAAAGGTAACATTGTTACCGCTCCCATTACTAAAACATTTTTCCAATTCATGTTTGTTTCACTTTAAAATTAACCGGGCAAGACCAATGGGCCTACCCGGTATCATTCTATTATTTAGTTTGTAATCTCCACAACTACTGGAGATACTTTCTTCAACTTGTAACTCTTATTATTTGTGATATAAGCCTCAATATCGAATATTTGAACGATATCTCCTCTTTTAGCACGTGATAAAGCTTGTTTAGCCTTAGCATTCATTTTATTTCCTCTTACAGAAACTGTTGGTTGACCTGGTACTTTGAATTTGAAACCGCTTACCGCTAAGTTCAAATCAAAATCGAAGTCTTCTAAACCAGCACCTATAGTAGCGATCTCAACATTTCTCTTTGGAAGTTTAAGACTACCTGTTTGCTTACTTACAGAACCTTCTGGTCTTGGAATATCTTTAATTCTGAATTCAGATTTAGAAGATACAGATTGACCATCTGGCAATGTACCTGAAGCTGTAATAGTAACATTTCTTCCAGTACCCGGAGTCATTACATACTTACTACCGCTTACAGATTTAAGACCTGGAGCAGATGCTCTTACCTTATTATTTGGTATACCTGGTATAGAGATAGACATTGGGTTAGCAACACCTCTATATACCACATTCATTTTATCAGCAGCAATCAAAGCAGCATTAGGCTTAGATATTGTTGCGAAAGAATTTTTAACCTCAACAGGAATTTCTTCACCGTCTTGCTTAAAGTAGATAGTACCTTTTACTTCATGATCACCAGCAGAACCAGAACCAATCAACATTTTAACACCACCAGCTTCTAATTTATAATCAGAACCTTCAGATAATTTTCTACCGTCTAACGTTAACTCAGCTCTAACCGGAGTAGAAGAGTTATCAGTTTTGCTGATAATAATCTTA includes:
- the porN gene encoding type IX secretion system ring subunit PorN/GldN, whose translation is MNWKNVLVMGAVTMLPLSMMAQANVLNAKKPNEVGIRTEAQKAVDNDAPLEYGYVDDRDILWSKTLWETVDLDERVNFPLYYPTDTMDIGPDRRSLYHVLVKNLKSGKLDTYTDSYFTQKRTFGDLKDALQMVDTLDYGYEQMNAGEAVSEEYITRRTISAADIEEYHIKGIWYFDKRQGELKYRLLGIAPVAPDVNFMDDENPDMVELFWVWYPDAREMLHEAKLFNSQNSAQPISFDMLLNARRFNAVIYKEDNVQGDRNIDDYISDNALFQLLEAKRIKETIRDKEQDMWAY
- a CDS encoding NAD(P)/FAD-dependent oxidoreductase; this translates as MVDFIVVGLGLAGTAFCETLRKNSKTFIVFNDRSQTSSRVAGGLYNPVILKRFTLSWRADEQLPVATKFYTELEQFLKVKFDEKLDVLRKFASIEEQNLWFEAADKKKLKPYLDTKLVDNENAGLKIPFQFGRVLETGKLDTKILFDSYENWLRKENKIDTDTFNYDQLQFEQGFVNYKGIKAKHIVFTEGYGMMKNPYFNYLPMQGSKGEYLVIRVKGLSESNIIKSSVFLIPLGNDLYKVGATYHRSDKDNITTEEAKNELVSKLDTLLSCSYEIVDHVAGMRPTVKDRRPLVGKHPKFNNLWLLNGFGSHGITIAPWAAESLYDNIESKVPLLEEMDIARFNQN
- a CDS encoding DUF983 domain-containing protein; this encodes MLKKGNKLYSILTGSCPRCHEESMYLDKNPYHMGKIFKMHERCSHCDLKYKIEPSFFYGAMYVSYGVGIAFAVAAFVIANLFLDASLVEAFIAIIATLVIFMPVIMRLSRNIWINMFVKYDASAKSNFKNS
- the porM gene encoding type IX secretion system motor protein PorM/GldM, with translation MAGGKQSPRQKMVNLMYLIFIAMLALNMSKEVLAAFGIMNEKLETSNEKTTASNNAFLESLGTKASEDAAKYDKLYKNAQQIKAMSQEYYDYLEGLKAGMMEGIEDPKDYARMDMADYLDQKLFQGETLSEDGKKFMSNLTGYRDQVAAIVPAALKQSVIDRFQTGDENGKVEKRDGTKQDWINYHYEGYPLVASLAKLTQLQADVKITEEAALKSMLAGELTEQVSLKNFATSLLASKSAYYSGEKYDGKIIISKTDNSSTPVRAELTLDGRKLSEGSDYKLEAGGVKMLIGSGSAGDHEVKGTIYFKQDGEEIPVEVKNSFATISKPNAALIAADKMNVVYRGVANPMSISIPGIPNNKVRASAPGLKSVSGSKYVMTPGTGRNVTITASGTLPDGQSVSSKSEFRIKDIPRPEGSVSKQTGSLKLPKRNVEIATIGAGLEDFDFDLNLAVSGFKFKVPGQPTVSVRGNKMNAKAKQALSRAKRGDIVQIFDIEAYITNNKSYKLKKVSPVVVEITN